One window from the genome of Pelobates fuscus isolate aPelFus1 chromosome 13, aPelFus1.pri, whole genome shotgun sequence encodes:
- the SYNJ2BP gene encoding synaptojanin-2-binding protein, with protein sequence MSAEEDIVLSRGPSGLGFNIVGGTDQQYVSQDSGIYVSSIKEKGAAAIDGRLQEGDRILEVNGIKLDNLLHGDAVNLFRNAGEHVVLKVLHKIQNQANGVPSSRSDKDTEGISLTMIVLPVLAVFAIYAFFRYRQR encoded by the exons gTTTGGGATTCAATATTGTTGGAGGCACAGATCAGCAATACGTCTCGCAGGACAGTGGCATCTACGTCAGCAGCATTAAAGAAAAGGGGGCAGCTGCTATTGATGGTCGTCTTCAGGAAGGAGACCGAATATTAGAG GTTAATGGTATCAAGTTAGACAATCTTTTGCACGGTGATGCGGTGAATCTGTTCAGGAACGCTGGTGAACATGTGGTGTTAAAAGTTCTTCACAAG ATTCAGAACCAAGCGAACGGAGTTCCAAGTAGCCGGAGTGACAAAGACACGGAAGGAATATCATTGACCATGATCGTGTTGCCCGTATTAGCAGTGTTTGCAATTTATGCTTTTTTCAGATATCGACAACGTTAG